In Actinotignum schaalii, the sequence GTGCCTGCGCCGCAGCCGCGGGGAGCGCGGTCGCCTCCGGGTGGATACGCGCCCGGTAAAGCATTTCATCAGCGTAAATATTGCCGATTCCGGAAACGATCTCCTGGTCGAGGAGCACGCGTTTGAGCGCGCGCCGCGTGGTGCGGAGAACGCCCCGCAGCGCGGTTTCGTCCAGATACGGGTCAAGAAGATCGCGGGCAATATGCGCCACGGGCGCGGGTACGACGGCGCGCTTAGATCCCGCCCCGCCCGGCTGGCCATCAGCGGTGCCCTGGAAAGCGACCGGTGCAAGGTAGCCGAAGGTGCGCTGGTCCACGAAATCAAGAACCAGGCCATTATCGAGTTCGAAACGGGCCCGCAGGTGGCGGCGCTGCCCGACCGAGCCTTCTGCATCGGCGGGAGTTTCCGAATCGGCTGGGCTTTCTTCGCTGCCGGCACTCATTTCCCCGCCCGGCTCATCCACCCGGAACTGCCCGGACATGCCCAGGTGGGCGAGGAGGGCCAGGTCCTCCCCCATATCGCACCACAGGAATTTCCCGCGCCGCACCACCGCACGCACGGTGCGGCCCACCACCGGGGCCAGGCCCTGCGGGGCTCGGCGGATCACGCGGGTGCCGAAAGCACGAGCGGCAAGGATGCGCCGGCCTACCAGGTGCTCGGCCAGCCCGCGCCGGATGGATTCAACTTCGGGAAGTTCGGGCACGCCTACCTACTAGGATTCCGCGCCGGCAGTGCCCTCGGTGGCGGATGCACCCGTGCCGGGAGCTGCGTCGTCGTTCTTATCCTCAGCCACCGCTTGGACTTCACCCTTCTCGATGAGGTCGGCGAGAATCCGGTAGGACGCTTCCGCGGCGGCGTGCCGGGCGTTCTTCTGTGAGGTGCCTTCGCCGCTGCCCCATGCGCGCCCGGCCATCGACGCAACGGCCGTGAAAACGCGGGCGTGATCGGGACCGGTGGAGCTGAGTTCGAACTCCATGGTGCCCTCCCAACCCAGGCCGTGCGCGAGCTCTTCGAAACTCGTTTGCCAATCGAGGTTCGGGCCCAGCACGGAGGCGTCTTTGATCTTGGAATCGAGGAGCCGGTCCACGATTTCGCGGGTGGGTTCCATCCCGTGTTCCAGGTAGGTGGCGGCGATCAGCGCTTCCACGGTATCTGAAAGAATGGAATCCTTATTGCGCCCGCCGGAGCGGTCTTCCCCGCGGCCCAGGCGCAGGGAATCGCCCAGGTTGATGCGCCGCGCCACATCGGCGAGCGCCTTTTCGGAAACCGCGTAAGTTTTCATCTGGGACATATCACCTTCGGAGGCGTCCGGGTATTCCCGGAAAACTTTCTCCGCGATAATAAGGCCCAAAATGGAGTCACCTAGGAATTCCAGGCGCTCGTTATGGGGTTCGTCGTGTTCGAAAGCGAAGCTGCGATGCGTGAGGGCGCGGCGCAGCAGCGGCCGGGGCAGGTCAATTCCCCACTGTTCCACTAATTCGCGATAGGCCATACGTATTCCACTTACTCCTGTGCTCGCAGCTGGGCTTCCAGCGCATCCAGGGCATCCGAGCGCAGCGGCGGGGCCTCGTGGTGGT encodes:
- the rnc gene encoding ribonuclease III; its protein translation is MAYRELVEQWGIDLPRPLLRRALTHRSFAFEHDEPHNERLEFLGDSILGLIIAEKVFREYPDASEGDMSQMKTYAVSEKALADVARRINLGDSLRLGRGEDRSGGRNKDSILSDTVEALIAATYLEHGMEPTREIVDRLLDSKIKDASVLGPNLDWQTSFEELAHGLGWEGTMEFELSSTGPDHARVFTAVASMAGRAWGSGEGTSQKNARHAAAEASYRILADLIEKGEVQAVAEDKNDDAAPGTGASATEGTAGAES
- the mutM gene encoding bifunctional DNA-formamidopyrimidine glycosylase/DNA-(apurinic or apyrimidinic site) lyase codes for the protein MPELPEVESIRRGLAEHLVGRRILAARAFGTRVIRRAPQGLAPVVGRTVRAVVRRGKFLWCDMGEDLALLAHLGMSGQFRVDEPGGEMSAGSEESPADSETPADAEGSVGQRRHLRARFELDNGLVLDFVDQRTFGYLAPVAFQGTADGQPGGAGSKRAVVPAPVAHIARDLLDPYLDETALRGVLRTTRRALKRVLLDQEIVSGIGNIYADEMLYRARIHPEATALPAAAAQALLDAGREVLEAALAAGGTSFDRLYVHVNGESGYFERSLQAYGRAGQPCARCGTPLQKITLGGRSTTLCPVCQVAPIG